From the genome of Gemmatimonadota bacterium, one region includes:
- a CDS encoding serine hydrolase, protein MTFLLVSLAGCDRTGSPTDTDGPQPPTATAVSISPTTLSFSSVGETRQLTATVRDQNGHTMGGATVSWASANTQVATVSSSGLVTAVGDGSATITASSGSAKASTAVTVLQVAVSIELSDTALRFWELGDTAQITATARDQNGNALTDDGMMWATSDSTIAKVSDGVVTAISPGTATIIASAGQVSAGSFVSVDIFTIRGVQVASLGGIDAAVVAYLRDNQIPGATLAVARDGRLVLARGYGMADIAAGEAMEPDHLLRYGSVSKPIVGIAAMKLIEAGAMSRNDLPFVALSYLPVLSGEIEDPRIETITLGNLLDHAGGWDSSREVDDAVWSGVWRDGLSDPAQLFRYGRGVRLDHDPGMTYAYQNYSAQAVAQYISHVTGVDYETWVRTNIFAPVGVTRAKYGSGDPAEQEPQEPVYYDENAAPEGYQPLGLIYWGASGSWIGSAIDLIRLMNGVEGLNGSTRLLQPNTVDLMVERNAATFPGAGFYYTNFWGISPEADGLTWNHSGLPNGGYAVLTRQADGTTWTLLLNRRPPGAWPNLQPAIDAITSWPDHDLLSAYR, encoded by the coding sequence TTGACCTTTCTACTCGTCAGCCTTGCCGGCTGCGATCGGACAGGGTCGCCGACCGATACTGATGGCCCGCAACCTCCCACTGCGACGGCCGTATCAATCTCACCGACGACGCTGAGTTTCTCGTCGGTCGGAGAGACGCGGCAGCTCACTGCAACGGTGAGGGATCAGAACGGACACACGATGGGGGGAGCCACGGTTTCCTGGGCCTCTGCGAACACTCAGGTTGCCACGGTTTCGTCCTCGGGGCTGGTGACGGCAGTGGGCGATGGCTCTGCGACGATAACCGCCAGCTCGGGGTCAGCTAAAGCCTCGACAGCTGTGACCGTTCTACAAGTGGCGGTTAGCATCGAACTGTCTGATACAGCACTCCGCTTCTGGGAACTCGGCGATACGGCTCAAATCACGGCCACGGCCAGAGACCAGAACGGTAACGCGTTGACCGACGACGGCATGATGTGGGCTACGTCGGATTCCACCATCGCGAAGGTCTCCGATGGCGTCGTAACCGCGATATCGCCGGGCACGGCGACCATCATAGCGTCCGCCGGCCAGGTATCGGCGGGTTCATTTGTGAGTGTCGACATCTTTACCATTCGCGGCGTACAAGTGGCTAGCCTTGGGGGGATAGATGCGGCGGTGGTCGCCTACCTGAGAGACAACCAGATCCCTGGGGCCACACTGGCTGTGGCTCGGGACGGACGTCTCGTCCTAGCGCGCGGATACGGAATGGCGGACATAGCTGCTGGCGAGGCGATGGAGCCCGACCACTTGCTCCGCTACGGCAGCGTATCCAAGCCCATCGTAGGCATCGCCGCGATGAAGCTAATTGAGGCCGGCGCCATGTCGCGCAACGATCTCCCCTTCGTGGCGCTGTCATACCTGCCCGTCCTGTCGGGCGAGATCGAGGACCCACGCATCGAGACGATCACCCTCGGCAATTTGCTCGACCACGCGGGTGGCTGGGATAGCAGCCGTGAGGTCGACGATGCGGTCTGGAGCGGCGTGTGGCGGGACGGCCTGAGCGACCCCGCTCAACTGTTCCGCTATGGACGCGGGGTCCGGTTGGACCACGATCCCGGCATGACCTACGCCTACCAAAACTACTCGGCCCAGGCCGTGGCCCAATACATTTCGCACGTCACCGGGGTCGACTACGAAACCTGGGTCCGAACCAACATCTTCGCGCCGGTCGGTGTGACTCGCGCGAAGTACGGGAGCGGGGACCCTGCGGAGCAGGAACCGCAGGAGCCGGTGTACTACGATGAGAACGCGGCCCCGGAGGGGTACCAGCCATTGGGGCTAATCTATTGGGGGGCCTCGGGCAGCTGGATCGGATCGGCGATCGACCTGATTCGGCTCATGAACGGGGTCGAGGGCCTGAACGGCTCGACGAGGCTTCTCCAGCCGAACACTGTCGATCTCATGGTCGAGCGGAACGCAGCCACGTTTCCGGGAGCCGGCTTCTACTACACGAACTTCTGGGGCATATCGCCAGAGGCCGATGGGTTGACCTGGAATCACTCGGGATTGCCCAATGGCGGCTACGCCGTCCTCACACGGCAGGCGGATGGCACCACCTGGACACTACTTCTCAATCGGAGACCTCCCGGTGCCTGGCCTAACCTCCAGCCAGCAATAGACGCGATCACCAGTTGGCCGGATCACGACCTGTTGTCAGCCTATCGGTAG
- a CDS encoding protein kinase, with protein MSEAITRLNAALEGRYRIGSELGEGGMATVYLAEDIKHERQVALKVLKPELAAVVGAERFLAEIKTTANLQHPHILRATNGSLAPVWFAERPGLVAGGAHL; from the coding sequence ATGAGCGAAGCCATCACGCGCCTGAACGCAGCCCTAGAAGGCCGCTACCGCATCGGGTCCGAACTCGGTGAGGGCGGCATGGCCACCGTCTACCTCGCCGAGGACATCAAGCACGAGCGCCAGGTCGCGCTGAAGGTGCTGAAGCCCGAACTCGCAGCCGTAGTCGGAGCCGAGCGCTTCCTGGCCGAGATCAAGACGACCGCGAACCTGCAGCATCCGCACATCCTGCGAGCGACCAACGGAAGTTTGGCACCAGTCTGGTTTGCCGAGCGTCCAGGGCTCGTGGCGGGCGGCGCACATCTCTGA